One Paenibacillus thermoaerophilus genomic window carries:
- a CDS encoding type II secretion system F family protein, protein MKARELYPLYRIKPAERIAVVAAACLAGAAIGWLLYGTWWGIGAMAALGPLVWRPYVRLRREAARERIDRAFQQALYAVSTSLAAGKSVENAFRDAPDDLKLIGGRIDFIMDDLLRIRGQLAIGEPLEKALANWADRTESDTVRQFAEVFSACKRTGGNLADVIRQTTHLMGEKQDIARDIAIVVSRKRWEARALTVIPFAILAMLRFTSPDYVQPLYSPAGAVVMTGALLLVASAVIWMNAIVKLKV, encoded by the coding sequence ATGAAAGCCCGGGAACTGTACCCGTTGTACCGGATTAAACCGGCGGAGCGGATCGCGGTTGTTGCCGCCGCTTGCCTGGCCGGGGCCGCCATAGGCTGGCTGCTGTACGGGACGTGGTGGGGGATCGGCGCAATGGCGGCGCTCGGCCCGCTTGTCTGGCGTCCGTACGTCCGGCTTCGACGCGAGGCGGCCCGCGAGCGGATCGACAGGGCGTTCCAGCAGGCTCTGTACGCCGTATCCACGTCGCTTGCCGCCGGCAAGTCGGTGGAAAACGCGTTCCGCGACGCGCCGGACGACTTGAAGCTGATCGGGGGGCGGATCGACTTTATCATGGACGATCTGCTTCGCATCCGCGGCCAGTTGGCGATCGGCGAGCCGCTCGAAAAAGCGCTGGCGAACTGGGCGGACCGAACGGAGTCGGACACGGTGCGCCAATTCGCCGAGGTGTTCTCGGCCTGTAAGCGAACCGGCGGCAATCTGGCGGACGTTATCCGGCAAACGACGCACCTGATGGGCGAGAAGCAGGACATCGCCCGGGATATCGCCATCGTCGTATCGCGGAAGCGGTGGGAAGCCCGCGCGCTGACCGTCATTCCGTTCGCGATATTGGCGATGCTCCGATTCACGTCCCCGGACTACGTGCAGCCGCTTTATTCGCCCGCCGGAGCGGTCGTCATGACCGGTGCGCTGCTGCTGGTAGCCTCCGCCGTAATTTGGATGAACGCTATCGTCAAGTTGAAGGTGTGA
- a CDS encoding type II secretion system F family protein: protein MDRWKTWERKTIGIWSVLAGEQQASELAGKWRASVVRETVLVLAAAVAVLIAADPAAGAALLVLAGGWPWVRYRMLDRKLTERRHDIVRELPEFLNRLVLLLNAGEPVQQAFRSAAERYGQRGDSALGKELSGVLVHLQNRMPFPAALEWFHQRCATPEVSMLTTTLLLNMRRGGQELTLTLRELSRNLWEKRKALALIRGEQASSKLIFPLMLMFAAVLLIVAAPALMSLS, encoded by the coding sequence ATGGACAGATGGAAAACGTGGGAACGGAAGACGATCGGCATCTGGAGCGTATTGGCCGGCGAACAGCAAGCTTCGGAGCTGGCCGGAAAGTGGCGCGCCTCCGTGGTCCGCGAGACGGTTCTCGTGCTTGCGGCGGCCGTGGCGGTGCTGATTGCCGCCGATCCGGCAGCGGGCGCGGCTCTGCTCGTGCTGGCGGGAGGATGGCCCTGGGTCCGGTACCGGATGCTCGACCGGAAGCTGACGGAACGCCGTCACGACATCGTCCGTGAGCTGCCGGAGTTTCTAAATCGCCTGGTTCTGCTGCTGAATGCGGGCGAGCCGGTTCAGCAGGCGTTCCGTTCGGCGGCCGAACGGTACGGACAGCGCGGGGACAGCGCGCTGGGCAAGGAATTGTCCGGAGTGCTGGTTCATTTGCAGAATCGGATGCCGTTCCCGGCTGCGCTCGAATGGTTTCATCAGCGCTGCGCGACGCCGGAGGTGTCGATGCTGACGACAACGCTGCTGCTCAATATGCGCAGGGGCGGGCAAGAATTGACGCTGACGCTTCGCGAGCTGTCCCGCAACCTGTGGGAGAAGCGTAAAGCGTTGGCGCTCATCCGGGGGGAGCAAGCGTCCTCGAAGCTGATTTTTCCGCTGATGCTGATGTTTGCGGCCGTCTTGCTGATTGTGGCGGCGCCCGCGCTTATGAGCTTGTCGTAA
- a CDS encoding Flp1 family type IVb pilin, whose amino-acid sequence MVSTVKSAWKSFWSEEDGMGTLEIILILAVLVILAIAFRKWMMKWAGDLFGNTNQKIDEFKSGPDAIAPGASTP is encoded by the coding sequence ATGGTCTCTACTGTCAAATCCGCATGGAAATCGTTCTGGTCCGAAGAAGACGGCATGGGCACGCTTGAAATCATTCTCATCCTCGCGGTACTCGTCATCCTCGCCATCGCCTTCCGCAAATGGATGATGAAATGGGCCGGCGATCTGTTCGGCAACACCAATCAAAAAATTGACGAATTCAAATCGGGACCGGATGCGATCGCACCCGGCGCGAGCACGCCATGA
- a CDS encoding TadE/TadG family type IV pilus assembly protein, which translates to MIGIRSRLQAFWRTEEGTQTVESSLVAPAVLMFSVVLVALGFLFFRQALLYADARLAAERISGAWDASAIHPVTGAFSPYQRDGLYWRLFNNGDAAFGWGAEGAASPGSGDSLSRRKLERQQLWFPLESSGLAAYHNGLFSRKAEVRLDSSLSMPDAFSSLPGSKLLTMTASAPVTDPAETIRHADLLRSYIPLIMGYVSRGKAGQILDKFRGSPAPAVYAEEAQARRQLQQTVKGKERTLTLTDGDQQRTRLVDAIDRESIGHQALLGAQSLSKEIRQQIEKDKRLVETGQLQGVVWHFYRNAKTGKMGPSKSLLRELEKAGIGVVLHE; encoded by the coding sequence ATGATCGGCATCCGGAGCCGGCTTCAGGCTTTCTGGCGGACCGAGGAGGGAACCCAGACGGTCGAATCTTCCCTGGTCGCTCCGGCCGTTCTGATGTTTTCCGTCGTGCTCGTCGCGCTTGGTTTCCTCTTTTTCCGCCAGGCCCTGCTGTATGCCGACGCCCGGCTGGCCGCCGAGCGAATATCCGGCGCCTGGGACGCTTCGGCGATCCATCCGGTGACGGGAGCGTTTTCCCCGTACCAGCGCGACGGGTTGTACTGGCGTTTATTCAATAACGGCGATGCGGCATTCGGCTGGGGGGCTGAGGGCGCGGCCTCGCCCGGATCGGGAGATTCCTTGTCGCGGAGGAAGCTTGAGCGGCAGCAGCTCTGGTTTCCGTTGGAGAGCTCGGGACTGGCGGCGTACCATAACGGGTTGTTCAGCCGCAAGGCGGAAGTTCGACTCGACTCGTCCCTGTCGATGCCGGATGCGTTCTCCTCGCTGCCCGGAAGCAAGCTGCTGACGATGACCGCCTCCGCTCCCGTCACGGACCCTGCCGAGACGATCCGTCATGCCGATCTGCTCCGGTCGTACATCCCCCTGATCATGGGGTACGTATCGAGGGGCAAGGCGGGACAAATTCTCGATAAATTCCGCGGAAGTCCCGCTCCGGCGGTGTATGCGGAGGAAGCCCAGGCGAGAAGGCAGCTTCAGCAGACGGTCAAAGGCAAGGAGCGGACGCTGACGCTGACGGACGGCGATCAGCAGCGCACGCGTCTGGTCGACGCGATCGACCGCGAATCCATAGGGCATCAGGCGTTGCTCGGAGCCCAATCGTTATCGAAGGAGATCCGACAGCAGATCGAGAAGGACAAGCGGCTCGTCGAGACGGGCCAACTGCAGGGCGTGGTCTGGCATTTTTACCGGAACGCCAAAACGGGCAAGATGGGCCCGTCCAAATCGCTGCTTCGGGAGTTGGAGAAAGCGGGGATCGGGGTGGTTCTGCATGAATAA
- a CDS encoding A24 family peptidase: protein MPFRQFLIDGFAVHGLSAALLVAFAGAALWTDARTWRIPNKLNAAAAAAGLGVHTVLDGWRGTLFSLAGLAIGLAATLVLYACRAVGAGDVKCFAAIGALGGWQLSVNALIYAIVIGGLIGIAIVVSRRMFSALAVRLRTALISTLLLRVWPVHGAEAASKLTRFPFMYAVFPAVLASLWIPLG, encoded by the coding sequence ATGCCGTTCAGGCAATTTTTAATCGACGGATTCGCCGTCCACGGCCTGTCAGCCGCGCTGCTCGTCGCTTTCGCCGGAGCCGCGCTCTGGACCGACGCCCGAACGTGGCGCATTCCGAACAAGCTCAACGCCGCCGCGGCGGCCGCCGGATTGGGCGTTCACACGGTTTTGGACGGATGGAGGGGAACGCTGTTTTCCTTGGCCGGCTTGGCGATTGGGTTGGCGGCGACGTTGGTGCTGTATGCGTGCAGAGCGGTCGGAGCCGGCGACGTCAAATGTTTTGCGGCGATCGGGGCGCTGGGAGGCTGGCAGCTTTCCGTAAACGCCCTGATCTATGCGATCGTGATCGGCGGCTTGATCGGGATAGCGATCGTCGTATCGAGACGGATGTTTTCGGCGCTGGCAGTCCGGCTGCGCACGGCGCTCATCTCGACGCTGCTCCTGCGGGTTTGGCCGGTTCACGGAGCGGAGGCCGCATCGAAACTGACGCGGTTTCCGTTTATGTACGCGGTGTTCCCGGCGGTGCTCGCCAGTCTGTGGATTCCGCTGGGATAG
- a CDS encoding DUF6382 domain-containing protein: MNTIELLVSAAEDHERWLEIAGRPPIGSGAVNRSAVRMLQNCRIPYVLPVSLTELNGECTLRYRLGHRVPLSDMMLGHSWTERRALRLLFRISLALENCTQYLLKPDGFVLKPEQVYVGPEDDDLGLVYVPVTGVDGRPEARRAFAELCLRLAERTAGTGGEKLRTVASWSREPGWSFAGMKNRIGRTWLGGEEGDPGETGQAPAVLTVPDSASAETEPSGRESVGMQDRLRRAFSSVPPSAGVGIAAAVTAWAGWKLDKLPLTMAGIAIGLAGIAAEQIYRRLAGRDGGQADGRPAPASASGLGPSPSAAAEAVAPYKTLPPVRIEPVDAKEDASAPGDPDPIRATDKLPAPYAAPADATVWLGSGRGAAAYHGVLQIRKGADSQTVPWIGEPRFVVGRGLEGVGYRDDSLGVSRNHVEFVREGDAVLARDLGSVNGTLLNGEWMLPNHPYPLKDGDVLRVLRTEIVYRK; encoded by the coding sequence ATGAATACGATCGAGCTTCTGGTCTCCGCGGCCGAAGACCACGAGCGTTGGCTGGAGATAGCGGGCCGTCCGCCGATAGGCTCCGGTGCGGTCAACCGGTCCGCCGTCCGGATGCTTCAGAACTGCCGGATTCCGTACGTGCTTCCCGTTTCCTTGACGGAGCTCAACGGAGAGTGCACGCTGCGTTACCGGCTCGGGCACCGGGTGCCGCTCTCGGATATGATGCTGGGGCATTCATGGACGGAACGGCGGGCGCTTAGATTGTTGTTCCGGATATCGCTTGCGCTGGAGAACTGCACGCAATATTTGCTTAAGCCCGACGGATTCGTGCTGAAGCCCGAGCAGGTGTACGTCGGGCCCGAGGACGACGATCTCGGACTCGTGTATGTGCCGGTAACGGGAGTCGACGGCCGGCCGGAAGCGAGGCGGGCGTTTGCCGAGCTATGCCTGCGGCTCGCGGAGCGAACGGCGGGGACGGGCGGAGAAAAGCTGCGGACCGTTGCGTCCTGGAGCCGGGAACCGGGCTGGTCGTTCGCCGGGATGAAAAACCGAATCGGCCGCACTTGGCTGGGCGGCGAGGAGGGCGACCCCGGGGAGACGGGACAGGCTCCGGCCGTCCTGACGGTTCCGGATTCCGCATCGGCCGAGACCGAGCCGTCCGGCCGGGAAAGCGTCGGGATGCAGGATCGGCTGCGGCGTGCCTTCTCGTCGGTTCCGCCGTCCGCTGGAGTAGGGATTGCGGCGGCGGTTACGGCATGGGCGGGGTGGAAGCTGGACAAGCTGCCGCTGACGATGGCGGGCATTGCCATAGGTCTCGCCGGCATCGCCGCCGAACAGATCTATCGCCGACTGGCCGGACGCGACGGCGGACAAGCCGACGGCCGGCCGGCGCCGGCAAGCGCGTCCGGCTTGGGACCATCTCCGTCAGCGGCTGCCGAGGCGGTTGCGCCGTATAAGACTCTTCCGCCGGTCCGGATCGAACCGGTTGATGCGAAGGAGGATGCCTCCGCGCCCGGCGATCCGGACCCGATTCGCGCTACGGACAAGCTTCCGGCCCCGTACGCCGCTCCCGCCGATGCGACGGTTTGGCTCGGATCGGGGCGCGGCGCCGCCGCTTATCACGGCGTGCTGCAGATCCGCAAAGGGGCTGATTCCCAGACCGTGCCGTGGATCGGCGAACCGCGATTCGTCGTCGGTCGGGGACTCGAAGGCGTAGGCTACCGGGACGACTCGCTGGGCGTATCGCGCAACCACGTCGAATTCGTGCGGGAAGGAGACGCGGTTCTGGCGAGAGATCTCGGTTCGGTCAACGGCACGCTGCTGAACGGGGAATGGATGCTGCCGAATCATCCCTACCCCTTGAAGGACGGAGACGTGCTTCGCGTGTTGCGCACGGAAATCGTGTACCGCAAATAA
- a CDS encoding Dabb family protein yields MITHIVLFKLKSPDPETLAKTRDVLLGMKGRIPQLRHLEVGVDVLRSERSYDIGLYTKFDSLEDLQAYQVHPVHQEVIQYMASVRESSVAVDYES; encoded by the coding sequence TTGATTACCCATATCGTTTTGTTTAAGCTGAAATCCCCGGACCCCGAGACGCTCGCCAAGACGCGCGACGTGCTGCTCGGCATGAAGGGACGCATTCCGCAGCTTCGTCACTTGGAGGTCGGCGTGGATGTGCTTCGTTCCGAACGCTCCTATGACATCGGCTTGTATACGAAATTCGATTCCCTAGAGGACCTGCAAGCGTATCAGGTGCATCCCGTCCATCAGGAAGTCATTCAATACATGGCGTCCGTTCGGGAATCCTCGGTCGCAGTCGATTACGAATCTTAA
- a CDS encoding thioredoxin family protein has protein sequence MRERSETELINEMSEQRRTGAAMAVFVHSPFCGTCKLAERMLDVLEAHDPSLPIVKANINLIPELRERWRIASVPALVFVKNGEREDCLYAFRSVVHLHDWLQRRLKQA, from the coding sequence ATGCGGGAGAGATCGGAGACGGAGCTTATTAACGAGATGTCGGAACAGCGGAGGACGGGGGCGGCCATGGCCGTCTTCGTCCATTCGCCGTTTTGCGGCACCTGCAAGCTGGCCGAACGAATGCTGGACGTTTTGGAGGCCCATGACCCTTCGTTGCCGATCGTGAAGGCGAACATCAACTTGATTCCCGAGCTGCGGGAGCGGTGGCGAATCGCCAGTGTGCCCGCTCTCGTCTTCGTCAAAAACGGAGAGCGGGAGGACTGTTTGTACGCTTTCCGCTCGGTCGTCCATCTGCACGACTGGTTGCAAAGGAGGTTGAAGCAGGCATGA
- the kapB gene encoding kinase-associated lipoprotein B gives MMTELKPGDPVRARYKSGEYAGILVEASGPRAVVEIRAVLSHPLQGDLHHPYEADVPLFHQRRALAYREKALVPKADIEPFAGEIPDYADSLRQAVKRELDRLAAMDGQWARMAERSLRELEQDYFK, from the coding sequence ATGATGACGGAGCTGAAGCCGGGCGATCCGGTTCGCGCCCGCTACAAATCGGGGGAATACGCCGGCATTCTCGTCGAAGCCTCCGGCCCGAGGGCCGTCGTCGAGATCCGGGCGGTGCTGTCCCACCCTCTGCAGGGCGATCTGCACCATCCCTACGAAGCCGACGTCCCCTTGTTCCACCAGCGCCGGGCGCTCGCCTACCGTGAAAAAGCGCTTGTGCCGAAAGCGGACATCGAGCCGTTCGCCGGAGAAATCCCCGATTATGCGGACTCGCTGCGTCAAGCCGTCAAGCGGGAGCTCGACAGATTGGCCGCGATGGACGGGCAGTGGGCGCGGATGGCGGAACGGAGCTTGCGGGAGCTGGAGCAAGATTATTTTAAATAA
- the purT gene encoding formate-dependent phosphoribosylglycinamide formyltransferase, with translation MFTIGAPDSSRARKMMLLGSGELGKEVVIEAQRLGVETIAVDRYPGAPAMQVAHRHYVIDMLDRAALRELIERERPDWIVPEIEAIATEELVELEREGYRVIPTATASRLTMDREGIRRLAAETLGLPTAAYRFADSLDELKRAVAEIGLPCVIKPIMSSSGKGQSVCRTEDDIEACWRTAMEGGRAKKTRVIVEQFIRFDSEITLLTVRSVSGTTFCEPIGHIQKDGDYIESWQPHPMSPAQLEEARRIARTITDALGGYGLFGVELFLAPDRVYFSEVSPRPHDTGMVTMVSQDLSEFALHVRAILGLPIPGVRLLRPGASHTLKAWEESRDFAIGGIAAALELPDTQVRVFGKPETKVGRRMAVALSAADTVDEARERAKEAASRLRVNYGKA, from the coding sequence ATGTTTACAATCGGAGCGCCGGATTCCAGCCGCGCGCGCAAGATGATGCTGCTCGGATCGGGCGAATTGGGGAAAGAAGTCGTGATTGAAGCGCAAAGGCTCGGGGTCGAGACGATCGCGGTCGACCGGTATCCGGGAGCTCCCGCGATGCAGGTCGCTCACCGCCATTACGTGATCGACATGCTTGATAGGGCGGCGCTGCGGGAGCTGATCGAACGGGAGCGTCCCGATTGGATCGTACCGGAGATCGAAGCGATCGCGACGGAAGAGTTGGTCGAGCTGGAACGCGAAGGCTATCGCGTCATCCCGACGGCGACCGCTTCCCGGCTGACGATGGACCGCGAAGGGATTCGGCGTCTGGCCGCCGAGACGCTGGGATTGCCGACGGCGGCTTACCGGTTCGCCGACTCGCTGGACGAGTTGAAGCGCGCGGTGGCCGAGATTGGCCTGCCGTGCGTCATCAAGCCGATCATGAGCTCCTCCGGCAAAGGGCAAAGCGTCTGCCGGACGGAGGACGACATCGAAGCTTGCTGGCGGACGGCGATGGAAGGCGGCCGCGCCAAAAAAACGCGGGTGATCGTCGAACAGTTTATCCGGTTCGATTCCGAAATTACGCTGCTCACCGTCCGTTCCGTATCGGGCACGACCTTCTGCGAACCGATCGGCCATATCCAGAAGGACGGGGACTATATCGAATCGTGGCAGCCGCATCCGATGAGCCCCGCCCAGCTCGAAGAAGCGCGGCGCATCGCCAGGACGATCACCGACGCGCTGGGCGGATACGGCTTGTTCGGCGTCGAGCTGTTCCTCGCTCCGGACCGCGTATACTTCAGCGAAGTGTCCCCGCGTCCGCACGATACGGGCATGGTGACGATGGTTTCCCAGGACTTGTCCGAGTTCGCGCTGCACGTCCGGGCGATTCTCGGTCTGCCGATTCCGGGCGTCCGGCTGCTCCGTCCGGGCGCAAGCCATACGCTCAAGGCGTGGGAGGAGAGCCGGGACTTCGCGATCGGCGGAATCGCCGCAGCGCTGGAGCTTCCCGATACGCAGGTGCGCGTATTCGGCAAGCCGGAGACGAAGGTCGGACGCCGGATGGCTGTCGCGTTAAGCGCGGCGGACACGGTGGATGAGGCGCGGGAGCGCGCGAAGGAAGCCGCTTCCCGCTTGCGGGTGAACTATGGAAAAGCGTAA